A genomic region of Fusarium oxysporum Fo47 chromosome VI, complete sequence contains the following coding sequences:
- a CDS encoding von Willebrand factor type A domain-containing protein: MPDGSAIKSIQSPSHPLSVEIGTTSTTKSLDPSLQRASATLQQGTTHLEQDFVVQVVATKLGEPSAILETHPTIPNQRAIMTTLVPKFKLPAEKPEIVFICDRSGSMGGQIPGLKTALQIFLKSLPVGVKFNICSFGSHFSFLWDRSQSYNQETLDKAVQHVETFDSDYGGTEMYQPFEATFQKRYKDMNLEVFLLTDGEIWDQDRLFQLINKEVADSRGTARVFSLGIGAGASTSLIEGIARAGNGFAQTVADDEKMDKKVVRMLRGALFPHISDYSLEIKYDKADSSTEDDFELIEKVVDALKIDTAEDEKKTKEVEAPKKPISLFDTTANDDDDTEMTEAPQVENKFDHLPDVSLPRYLQTPGTIPPLFPFNRTTVYVLLSQDTPSQQPKSVILRGTSSHGPLELEIPITVATEKDSVIHRLAARKEVKELEEGRGWLNHAKDSDGKLLREKYDGHFSDMAEREAVRLGVKYQVGGKWCSFVAVEDNGSEVERREVQGAEPDEPRQHTMPQMMAARFGATSSSGPSSVLFSRARSSNQPAARSSALFGSSSNAAFGSTAETRNRDLSSAARGGGLFGSSGSSNTGGGLFGNSNAQAHSFAPSYSGSSGGLFGAAPGGSFGTSGGLFGSVPPPPPSAPAPPTVQAPALAPPAAAVDEDLLSEYQQEMAEAAAMPLEDELEAEESGEDVGFALFDDGPPAPAPAASSAFFAMPASSITAAPKKKAISDMEPLQALTTLQTFAGSWSWSSDLERVLGVTSDQVSKLALPSSVKDHSEKDDVLATACAVLFFKNKLQEEMDTWEMLVEKAEGWLEESIGKDGVSELFSVLEKLF; the protein is encoded by the coding sequence ATGCCAGACGGTTCAGCCATCAAATCCATTCAGTCTCCGTCTCATCCTCTTTCGGTTGAGATTGGCACCACTTCTACAACGAAGTCCCTGGACCCCTCCCTCCAGAGAGCCTCTGCTACCCTCCAACAGGGCACTACTCATTTGGAACAAGACTTTGTTGTCCAAGTAGTCGCCACAAAGCTAGGTGAACCATCGGCTATCCTGGAAACTCACCCCACCATCCCGAACCAACGTGCCATCATGACTACGCTTGTCCCCAAGTTCAAACTACCCGCCGAAAAGCCCGAGATTGTTTTTATCTGCGACAGAAGTGGAAGTATGGGTGGTCAGATACCTGGCCTCAAAACCGCTCTCCAGATCTTTCTCAAGTCTCTTCCCGTTGGCGTCAAGTTCAACATTTGCAGTTTCGGCTCTCACTTCAGCTTCCTCTGGGACCGGTCACAGTCCTACAACCAAGAGACACTAGACAAGGCTGTCCAGCACGTCGAGACTTTTGACAGCGACTATGGCGGCACTGAGATGTACCAACCTTTCGAGGCTACTTTCCAGAAGCGCTACAAGGACATGAACCTCGAAGTCTTCCTGCTCACAGATGGTGAGATCTGGGACCAAGATCGTCTTTTCCAGCTTATCAACAAGGAAGTGGCTGATAGTAGGGGTACTGCGCGAGTCTTTTCCCTTGGTATCGGAGCAGGCGCCAGTACCTCTCTGATTGAGGGCATTGCCCGAGCTGGCAACGGCTTTGCTCAAACGGTTGCCgatgacgagaagatggacaagaaggTAGTTCGCATGCTTCGAGGAGCTTTGTTTCCCCATATTTCCGACTATTCTCTAGAAATCAAGTATGATAAAGCAGATTCTTCGACCGAAGATGACTTTGAGTTGATTGAGAAGGTCGTTGACGCGTTGAAGATTGATACTGCCGAGGATGAAAAAAAGACCAAGGAAGTTGAGGCACCAAAAAAGCCGATCTCTTTGTTCGACACAACTGCgaacgatgatgacgatacTGAGATGACTGAAGCGCCGCAGGTTGAGAACAAGTTCGACCATCTTCCTGAtgtttctcttcctcgctaTCTCCAGACACCTGGCACCATTCCTCCTCTCTTCCCTTTCAACCGCACCACTGTGTATGTCCTTCTCTCCCAGGACACTCCCTCACAGCAACCCAAATCTGTCATCCTTAGAGGCACCTCAAGCCATGGCCCTCTCGAACTCGAGATCCCCATCACGGTAGCTACCGAGAAAGACTCTGTCATTCATCGTCTCGCAGCACGGAAGGAAGTCAAGGAACTTGAGGAAGGTCGTGGATGGCTCAACCATGCCAAGGACTCCGACGGCAAACTCCTCAGGGAGAAGTACGATGGCCACTTCTCAGACATGGCCGAGCGTGAGGCTGTGCGTCTTGGTGTCAAATATCAAGTTGGAGGCAAGTGGTGCTCGTTCGTCGCTGTTGAGGATAACGGAAGCGAAGTAGAGCGGAGAGAGGTCCAAGGGGCTGAACCTGATGAGCCTCGACAACATACTATGCCACAAATGATGGCTGCTCGCTTCGGTGCAACGAGCAGCAGCGGACCTTCTTCCGTACTTTTCTCCCGTGCTCGCTCATCAAACCAGCCAGCTGCCAGGAGTAGCGCACTCTTTGGAAGCTCTAGCAATGCAGCATTCGGAAGTACAGCTGAAACTCGTAACCGAGACCTTTCTTCAGCGGCTCGAGGTGGTGGCCTCTTCGGAAGTTCTGGGTCTTCCAACACTGGTGGAGGACTGTTCGGCAACTCGAACGCCCAAGCCCACAGTTTCGCCCCATCCTATAGTGGATCATCCGGTGGTCTTTTCGGAGCCGCGCCAGGAGGATCATTTGGCACAAGTGGAGGTCTGTTCGGCAGTGTgcctccgcctcctccttctGCACCCGCTCCACCAACCGTTCAAGCCCCAGCGCTTGCGCCCCCCGCGGCTGcggttgatgaagatctcCTCTCTGAGTATCAACAAGAGATGGCTGAGGCTGCGGCTATGCCGCTCGAGGATGAACTAGAAGCGGAAGAGTCTGGTGAAGACGTGGGATTTGCATTGTTCGACGACGGACCTCCTGCTCCTGCGCCAGCTGCTTCCTCTGCTTTCTTTGCCATGCCTGCATCCTCTATTACCGCAGCTCCCAAGAAAAAAGCCATCAGCGACATGGAGCCACTCCAAGCTTTGACTACCCTCCAAACTTTCGCAGGTAGCTGGTCATGGAGTTCCGATCTCGAGCGTGTTCTCGGCGTAACCTCTGACCAGGTTTCCAAGTTGGCACTCCCGTCTTCAGTCAAGGACCATTCGGAAAAGGACGATGTTCTTGCTACAGCCTGTGCCGTGttgttcttcaagaacaagctgCAGGAGGAAATGGATACTTGGGAAATGTTGGTTGAGAAGGCAGAGGGATGGTTGGAGGAAAGCATTGGGAAGGATGGTGTTTCTGAACTATTCAGTGTGCTCGAGAAGTTGTTTTAG
- a CDS encoding uncharacterized protein (expressed protein) — MFMECPDLHDARLLLIRKVKHFRWETLLTTDLKIAVHWAMMYFRLEQFSIARLDSMFYVNAGGS, encoded by the coding sequence ATGTTCATGGAGTGTCCTGATCTTCATGATGCAAGGTTACTGTTGATTCGGAAGGTCAAGCATTTCCGATGGGAGACGCTTCTGACGACCGACCTGAAGATTGCTGTTCACTGGGCCATGATGTACTTCAGGCTTGAACAGTTTTCGATAGCTCGACTAGACTCTATGTTCTATGTCAACGCTGGAGGCTCTTAA